TATAATCAAAACACTGGAAGTATTCCATTTTACAGGAACATTTTTGAAGAAATGTTGGGGTAAGAGGAACATTACACTCTCTCTACTTTTAGCATTGAATGTTCATGATCCTTGCATGCTGAGAAATTATTAGGTGCATCCAGTATATTTGCACTATCTCTCACAATAATGTGGGTCGCATTCTCCATATTATAAGGAGGGTTCACTTTTTTATGAGAGAGGGAGTCCTATTTTTTAATGCTCCTGGTGTACCTTGCATGCTATGCCGTTACAAAATTCAATTGGGTGGTTACCACAAGTACACCACAAACAAGTATGAAGGGTAAAAAACGTAATTAGTACTTCAACTTAGGGGTATATAATAGAAAGTACTTAAActttaatttgtaatataaaattCTTAATCTTTTATTTAAGTAACATAAATTCTTGTAACATACAATAATCGGTTTTTAGGTTATTTTTTTGATGTGACACTTGTTAGattacaaaattatattttatctttGTTAATTTAacacttattaaaaataatattttattaattaaaaataatattttatacggTTTCGCTTTCCTATTCTTTCTAATAATCTAAATTGAACATATCAACACTTCAATAACTTATAATTTGTTTACTCTAAGTCATattaactcaactcaattcaattaagTTTTTATCcgaaaaatttattggggtcggctatatgaattttctttctttactctaaataattttgggttaaaattttaagtcatatTAATATAGATAATTTAAAAATTGGCTATTGAAGGTCATAAAAAGTTttaaattacttaaattaaaaattaaggttttatattttaaattaaagtttaaattttttttactattatATATCTCTAAATTGAGGTATTGTTTGTGTAGTTTTTCAAATAATAATCTTagtgaataataaaaaaaatgtcgGTGCActgcatataatttttattttgtttagtGCTTAGATTTTTGTCTAGTAACAATACGGCGTCACATAGGAAAGGGTGGAAGTTGAAGTGGGCCAAGAGCAGATGGCCCATGATGTGAAGCGTCCGAAAGCCGAAATTTAGACGCATGGATCCCATATGAAAAAGACAAAGGAAGAGCAATGCGTGTGGACCCACAGAAAGAGAAAAAAACGATATTTCAGTTGGTGGAAGGAAGACAGAATACACCACCACACGCGTCCTGACTCAGCCATTAAACCTCTCTGCCGTCTGCTCTTCCCTCCCCATCGGGCAATCCCCTCCTCACCTCTCagcctctctctcctctctctctttagtttgttttttttctcatttttataTCTGACGCCATAAATATACTTTCTTTTTCGCTTTTTCGCTTTTTTTGGTACGCTACGAAACGGTCTTACTAATTgaatctttcttttcttcttattcttcttcttttcatCTCCCACCAAcatcaacaacaacaacaaacCTTCTTATTTTCCTTTCAGCCTTTCACTTCTTCCATTGCCCTTTCCCAGGtaattctttcctttttttttcttcgtATATCTTATCTTTTGATTTGGGATTGCTCATAATCATCCGATCCATCTGAAAAAAAaggttttattttttctttattttctatcaAGTTGATGCCTTTTAATCTTGAGTTTCAGTAGATTCTGTCTTTAGATGCCAGCTACTGATATTGCTCAAGATCACCTATAACATATCATGATGATTTCCCGCCATATCTAACCCATCAACCCTCCTGGTGTATGGAATTGGAATTGTATCATGTTCTTTCCTTTTACTGATTCGGAATTGTTCGCTTTGTTGATGATGATTGTTTTCACTTTTCAATTCTTTTGCTGTGTTTTGTTTAATGTGATTGGGTGATTAGATGGAAGCCAGCTGCATCAAATTATATTGCCattgatttctttctttttttttttttttttttttttggggggggggggggggggggggggggtttctgAAGGATCTTTTTTGACGTGTGTGGAATAAAAATGATGTGGGTTGTTTTTGACTTTGGCAGTTCGGCAGCAGGAGGTCATCTTGGTAGATTGTAACTTAACAGTAGATGCAGGGCTACGCTCATGCTGCCAGAGAGGGGGCACATAGTGTCGGTGAAAGTTCTAGCTCCACATCATGGAGTAGTCAGCAGGATACTGAGGATGACCGAATGATTGCTCTTGTACTATCAGAAGAATTCGCCAACCTAGATGGTGCAGTTGCTAGACGCCTCACTAACCTGGCACCTATTCCTGTGAGAACACTTACTTTCCTTAATCACcttaatttttatgtttttaccTGATTGATCATTTAGTATTTTATAGATTAACATCTAATTAGAACGCGTTTTAGCACTGGATTCATTACCAGTGATGCTCAGTGCATGCTTTCCTGATTTACCATTTGCATTTTCTATCAGATCCTTGCATTATAAACCCTTTGGTTCTTAATATCTTATACCTTTCTAAATATTCAGCATGTTCCACGGATAAATACATATATACCCAACATAAGTGATGCCAGTATGGATCACCAAAGGCTTATTCAGAGGTATGTCTTGGTACATGAAAATGCACTTTGTTGATTTAATtgaatatgtgtgtgtgtgtgtgtgtgtgtgtgtgtgtgagcacACAATAAATGTGCCACATTCTTTCCTTGATGCTTCCTTTTTGGTGCATTTCAATGAAAATATACTAAAAGGCTTAAGGTTTGCCCCAGACACTTGGAGATCTCAAAGCTTTTGCGTGTTTTCAACTTGGTGGGCTGTTTATCTTATAATGAAATTGTTAACATGGAGGCGCCTGAAGATTATATACTTCTGTTTTGTCCTATAGTTCTGCGTGGAGAAGAGTTCTTAAGTGAGCTTTTCTTCATGAAGTGAAGATATGTCAATTTtgtcaatatttttatttcaggTTAAATGTTTATGGTTTATATGAGGTGAAGGTTTCTGGAGATGGAAATTGTCAGGTATGTTCAAAATGTTAACTCTGTGTCTCTCACTGCCTGATGGAAGTATGATCTCCTgagtttctctctctttctctcaaaGCAGTTTCGTGCACTTTCAGACCAGATGTACAAGTCACCTGAACACCACAAACATATTCGAAAAGAGGTTGTGAAACAGGTGACATTCTTTGAAGTGCCCGAATTTTTCTGAAAGTTGAATTTAGTTCAGCAAATTTGGAATTACATCGAATTTGGGCTCTTAATCCCCACCTTCAAGATAATATTATGATCACTAGTGATTAATTAACCAAGCTCATCTAGCGGTGTATATTGTATGATAAATAAATTCTCTCTGAAGATTTGAAGGAAGTGTGGAAAGCACACTAGAAACATGCTCTTTACCAACATATGATTACCATATTTTCAGTTTCAGCAACTCTTTCTACGTGCATGTCCACTGTTGCTGCTAAAAAACATTGTTGCCATGTTTAGTGTCATAACCATGCCAACAAGTTGTAAGGACAGTAACCACTATGACAATCACCACCAGTTGCGTCAGGTTGCTAATCATACAACCAGGTATAGCAACCTATGATTTCCATTAACAACCACTGTGGTGATTTCTTGAACTTAATGCAGTAGCCTGCCACTTAATTGTAATATCATACCTAATATCTTATGATTACCTTTTATAACTATTCATTAGACTAGCACCATACCACATTGCTGTGACTCATTAAAATTCTTACAAACTCTTATTATCTCCCTGTTACATCCATTACTTCTGCAACTGACAGCATGGCATCCTTAAGACCTTAGCACGGTACCTTCAGCAACCCTTGCAGCCACTGCATTCCATTGGCCATCTCTATCTTATGTGACAGCCTCTATCTGTTAAAATACTTGTTAATTGCCACTGCTTTGTTACTATTGTGCTTGCTTTATATGATTACCAGAGCAACCTTCTCCATTGTCACTTTCAGGTCTCCAACTccaatttatttttaattcttgatttttttCAACAAGAATATAGCATTCGTTCTTCTGGTGGAAAAAATGCCACAACTATTTCCAGATTCAAGATCTGCAATTCAATGGAAAATGCAATATTTTCAAATAGGAAGTGCTATTTATAGGCTTATAAATTTCAGTGAGAAGGGGAAGAGATGCCTATTTTTATGTCAAAAAAAAAAGAGTGGTTAATATTGTTTTATTAACCCTGTATTACTATTTTCTTGTCTAGCTGAAAGATTACCGATCATTGTATGAAGGCTATGTCCCGATGAAGTACAAGCGTTATTACAAGAAAATGGCAAAGTATGTTAATATCTTAATGATTAACACTTTTATTGTTTTTGGTCCAATTATCTGTTGTGTGATTTAGTTGTGTAATCTATGTGctgaaattgatttaattttttaacctACAAAAGAACTGCATGATGCAGATCTGGTGAATGGGGGGACCATGTTACATTACAAGCAGCAGCCGATAAGGTTTGTTGTTTCCTATTCAAGCACTTATGAATTTCTTTGGTTTGTTTCTTTTGTTTGCCCCATTATCAGATGAATATATCATTATTGTTTATACCtactaatttaaatttaatactcCTCTTTCATGTAGTTAATAGGTAGATTGCAGTTAGAAACATAGAAGAATTTTCATTAAATTTGGCCTTAGTTGCTTTTGTCAGGCTATCAATTTCTTTTTCATCTTATCATAAAAACATTTTGAGTGCctaaaattttgagattttttttgaAGTACCTAAACTCTTTGTTTTTTTGAGTATCTATACCGGGAAAAAAAATTTGTGATCAACTGCTCCTCACATGACACACCCACCCCAGCACATGCTTCAGTTTTTGAGAAGAGAAACTTAAAAGAATCTTAGAAATCCACAACCTACAAAAGAGAGTTCAACGCACACGCACAAGATCTGGGGTATAGAAGGggtgggggagagagagagagagagagagagagagagatgtgagAGGTTGAGGAGAGAGCTAGGAAAAGGGTATAGGATTCATGTGAGAGGGTTTAAGTAGTTCACTTGTTGCTGATGTGACAAGAAAAGCCAAGTTTCATATCTATTCTATCACAAatacttattatatatatatattttttaatttcattctGGGCACTAAATTGAAAAGGGAAAAAAAGTTCAAGCACCCAAGCCAAGTATAAAACCCAAAAAGTTTAGGCTCTGAAAGTGTTATTATaccattcatttttttttcctccCCTTCTTTCTTGGGTTACCAAAATGGGAGGCACATAGGCTATCCCACATCCCCTACAGGAAACATTTTGCCTGCCTTTCCCCTTGGCTTGCtgttttcttgtaaatttgttaTCTTTTGTTTGAAATTGTGATCTTCTGTTGCTCTTATTTTTAAAGGGttcataacaaaaaaataaaaaattttgtccaatttgcAGTTGTAGCTAATATTTTTTTCCCCTAATTTCATCAATCTAATGCATAACCTTACACATTTTATATCAGTTGtgctttaaattgtgaaagtataGTGTCATTGGTCATAGTTCAGCATTAGCATGTATAACATTTCTGCTTTTTTATGTGCAGTTTGCAGCAAAGATCTGCCTGTTGACATCTTTTAGAGATACttgttttattgaaattatgCCACAATACCAGCCACCTAAACGTGGTAAGGATATTGATCTCTGCCATTTTATGTGATACAAATTCTCAACTACCATAATGGCTGTAACAAAGACTGATTCTGCCAACCATCTTACTTGCCTTGTCTTCTGTGCATTTATTTCTTCTGAAAATTATGGTTTCAGAAATTGAATTGACTTTGTTATTCAAGTACACCTCTGTGATTATATCTGAATGCACTACAGTGGAGAATAATGTTTTGCTTCATAAACTTGAAAGCTGGGAAATGAAACTAATCAACTctgaaaataaattgaatttgACCATTTACTTTGATGGAGTTGAGACCAATAGGTAGTAGGTACCTTGGTTCTGTTGATTATTTAAGCATCGCTttgatttcattaaaatttgagaACTAAATGGGATGTTGCAATATATTGGCAAGATATGAAGAAacctcaaaattcaaaatttcaaagTTGGGAACCAGCATTTATCTGTAGACGTCTCTGTTGATTGAATTTCAATTGTCTTTATGAACATCATATTATTCTTACAGTTCCTTTTTCATATTAATGATGCAGAATTGTGGTTAAGTTTCTGGTCTGAGGTCCACTACAATTCACTATATGAAATCCGAGGTTTGTTTGAATTTCTTGAAAGGAAATTTTACGTGAGTTAGAAACGAGAATAACAATTTTGATATTCTACTAAGTTGCTTGGTTTCCTTTCAGATGCCCCAATCCCACAAAAACCAAGGAAGAAACACTGGTTGTTTTAGAGGAAGGGTGCAGACTACTGATGTTGACACAAaaattgggatttttttttttaaactagtGTTGTGTATATTGTTGCTTGTATCATATGTTTTatttttgattattttattatcattattattattattaaagtcaAGTTGGTGGGGTTTTGGCTTTATTGAAAGGGAAACTATAGATATAGTTTGTTTGAATTTCTTGAAAGGAAATTTTACGTGAGTTAGAAACGAGAATAACAATTTTGATATTCTACTAAGTTGCTTGGTTTCCTTTCAGATGCCCCAATCCCACAAAAACCAAGGAAGAAACACTGGTTGTTTTAGAGGAAGGGTGCAGACTACTGATGTTGACACAAaaattgggatttttttttttaaactagtGTTGTGTATATTGTTGCTTGTATCATATGTTTTatttttgattattttattatcattattattattattaaagtcaAGTTGGTGGGGTTTTGGCTTTAATTGAAAGGGGAAACTATAGGATAAATATTGCACGTGGTCACTTAACTTTACGAGTATTTTCATAAAATTACACGCGGTCATTTAACTTTAATTTCTTTTGTATAATTTATTGAACTTTAATAATAATAGTTGATAGGTTAGTAGATTTGCTAACATGAAAACCTTTAATTTTTTATCATAGTgacttttatgaaattaaattgaaattttatgaattttataaaagaaattaaaatttagtgaCTTTTATGAAGACACTCGTAAAGTTGAGTAATCGCGTGTGATAATTACTTAGAGAATGGACCTAGAGAATATGAGATTTCCTAACTTTAGATGCATTGAAAATATTGCCAACCGACTAATATGGGGCTCAAGAATTACTTTTTAATTTCATCATGCATTAGTTAGttaattttacaattaaattacggattttattatttttaataatcttttactattaatttttttaattaattttaaaattaaaattttgattttattggTTTTATTGATCTTTTATTCGCATTGAATTAtcttaatattaaatttaattgcttttttttattaatctttatGTCAGTTAGCTTTATTAAATTTAAactgttaattttatttttttattagtttataaaaattaaaatttgaagggTCTAAGCGACTCAAATTGAGTATTGGGATCAAGTTGACTATTCATTTGAATTTGAAGGGATTTTTTTATCTTAATATTTGTTCGGAAATGAGAATTTTCAAagaatttagtttaattaatttttttaatttttatttttggaaggaaaaaaatttaattctttttaaataaaaaatttaaatataattgtgTGAAGTCTCATGATTTATTCCAAATCAAGTAATAATTTTTATCTTATATGATGCATATCGcatgtaattttaatttaaattaaattgaaattaaagtaTCACCATGAACAGCAAGCTAGGATCCCAGCAGAAGCTGTTGTCAAATGACGTCCTCCTGCAGTTGGTGTTTGGATGATTCAATTGATAAAGATCGTTGCAGGTTTGGACATGGTGGATGGCTATTGGGAGATTTTGCTATGTTGTTTGGGTGATCAAATGCAATGTCATGAAGGGTTGGTTACTGTAGATGGGGCTGAAGCCTGAAGCTCTTTCAGCAAGGGAGGCTCCCTCTCAATTTGATCAAACGCCAAGGCTTTAAGATGTCCAGTTGGAAACCGACTCCCTTCTTCTATTCCAAGCTAATTTTGGATCCAATGCTGATAATTCCTACTTTAATAGTATTCTTGCTCATGTAAAATCTCTCGTCTCTCTTATCTCGTAGAGACTTGTTCCGTAAATAAATCgctattaaaatgataataattttaataaaataattaaatttaacagaATAATTAACGTGTGtgtatattatatttataaaaaaaagaaaaaaaaaatttatccacTCTCTCTGACAAAATCAGGAATAACTATCATAGAAAATATAATTAAGGAGTAATAGtatataagtatttttttttaatatgaaattaaataattattcttATTGATCCATAATAAATATTGATCAACTTATCCATACAGCATTGCACTAAATAAATTTACTCTTACCCAATAATTTCTCATAGGTGTCCTTATTCTATCCATTGTTCTGATCGCCTTTGTCTAAGCCCAAGCCTAGTGCTTTAAGAAACATCAGAACGCTAACATGATAATCACCATCTTTGAGGTATTCTTTAATCTGCGTAACTGCAAGATCCAATGCTATTAATGCTTAAACCTTCAGAACTTAGTTGGAAGAAGTTAAACAAATGCATATGGGAGTTGCATTTATAGTGTTGAGTCTTCGCTGCCCTGGTTGATGGGTTCTGATTAATATTTCTAAAACGGTTTATCTGATTAAATTACAATTAATGCCAATAATTTAGTAATGATTCATGTTCTACGATCTGATGAAAATATGCATCACAAAGTAACCATAACCgataataattacataattataaAAGCTGGTGCTTTCTTGCATAGCATCTAATCTCATAAATGTGTGGGTTATCTCAACCTAATGTCATCCccattgatcaaatcaaaccagCCACCTCACATGCAATGCTTTGTTTTCCCTCTTTTGCCAATACCATCCATCTTTTTAACTTGTTTATGTTCAAATTCAAGTGTAGAGATTAAGGTTTTGTTAGGCAATATTAACAATTTTAGTAGCtgtcatttattttattagttgTTTGTTATTAAATATTAACTGTTAGTTATTTATATAGCGATTTAAAGTAAAAGTTTTTAGTAAAAATAGTTATTGGATTAattgttaaatgtaaaaatattgATATCATCTTGTTCACTCGGTTCAAAatgctttttcaatttttaaaagttATGAAAAGTAACTTTTCATTAACCATTCTCGTAACCTCTAAACACTAATTATAAATACTATGtcactaaataatataaataaaagagtTGGTGTTTCGACTATTGTTTAAATACTAAATGTTAAGTTAAAAGTTATTATCAAACATGACCTAATTTACAATTTAATAAAGAAAAGTTCTTCTGGAATTGCATAAGGGGATATATAGATACTTGAGAGAAGTGTAGAATAACACATTTGGGAAACAACATAGAGtgcttttagattaaaattacaTGCAGAAGATGAAAAATCTTTCTATCGATGATTAAATAACAATAACAACTAAGCTTTCATCCTAAATTAGTTAGAATCAAccatacatatttttttttttatcattcaaCTATTAGAcacaaaatttatattaatattcaaaACTTGTAAGTTCTCTTGTATCACTTTCCTCCATATCATTTTAGACCTCCCTTTCCTCTTCTCACTCTCTTCTTATTTACTTTTTCTTATATTAGTGCATTTAATTCTCTACTTTATACATAAACAAATCATCTCAAATGTTATTCTTTCATTATCTTTAATATTTACTATATGCATTTTCTGCCAGACGTAAAACATCAGAAATTAAGAGGTGCCCAAATAATTCTATTTACTGGACCTGTATGATATAACATCATCCAACAGGCCGGAGGCAAGCATTCAAAGAACTTGAAGCTAAAGCCAATCCACCCGCCGGCCCGATTTGCTAGGTCGTTGTTAGTACGTACATGGCCAGTTATATCCATGAACTCATGACCGTTCTCCTCAGAAGAGAGCTTACAATTACACTGCGTGTGCCTGTGCTGCTTTCAATGGAGGCTGGCCTTGCAAATGAGATCATATGGTAATAGGAATTACTAAACTCTATGCAAATTTACACCTTGTTCAGTGACGTGGACCAATCCCTTTTTCTCTCATTAAATAATGCACTCATCATCATACATCACACACCTTTTGCATATGTAATGGTGGGCTATAAGTTTCTACCAACACCACATGTGCCATTTGTTTTATTCagattatataatattaaattatacgaATAAATAGTCCAATAATTAAGATTTAAGTTATGTTGGATAGAGAAGTTGTAATAAAATGTAATTaccattatatttttatatttgattataaaataaaaatataaatagtgtaatgtaattataatttttatgttaatatttaatttatttatagtgaTAATAATAAGCAATAATGATTGTAGTGATTGATAGTCGAGTGATAATGATAACTAaatggtgatggtggtggtgatggCGATAATTATATAGTGGTGGTGGTAATAGTAGCTGAGTAGTGTAGAGGTAATaatgattaaataataataatggtggtggtggtggtggtggtggtggtgataagATAAGGGTAATGGTAGTAATAGTGGTGGTGGTCGAGTAATTGTGGAAATGATAGTGATagtattgataataaataaaaaaatcaaaataagtaaAATGATAATATCTATTTTTGTATGGAATAATCATTACGTTACTTTAAGTATAATTGTCATTTcattacattaattttttttgttaccAAATAACGTAATCAAATATATAATGCAATCACGATTACATTATAATGTGATTGTATTTGTCATGATTTATTTTTTGGGCTAGACCGACACTGGAGCTTGGGTTAGTATAAGGCCCTTGAagcccgtagtaagtctaactatttcCAATCtattcaatttcaagaaaataaacagacagagtccggccataaattgAACTATCCAACGGGGAGCATTAAttcacctgacctgtaaacaaataatatcaataatatggagagctcagctcaccctcataaATCCTTAAATCACATATATCAACATTTGAAAACTCAGCTCCCTCCATCATCAATAATAAATATATCATACATTCATGCAatcttatataattaattttacaattcCAAAACTAAGTTATTACAacccaaataaaaatataactatTGATCCATGCGGATTTCTAGAtttaaataaaagataataaaagCAAATCAAAATATTTTCTGTTTAAACCTGTGGGGAAAAAAAAGTAGGTTAATCACAAATAAAGCCACCTATTACctgaggaaaaatagttgaacatgGATGAACGTTTGACTCAGaaagtaagatattaattttaaatataatttttataactgtCTAAATCTAATACATTCCTATGTATAAAATGCAACACATTCGCATAATTCAAACAATTTAATCAATATTAGCataaaagataatttagagcACGCACGCACCCATGTGTcgtatcaatatatatatataagggctGATTTCCTATACAACTCTTTAAACCAATATCTGCCAGCGGATcaactcaagtcggactttcacttaataatccaagtgcgaaggccagcgagattaactcaaagcctgctcaccctgacttatccatatataaaaATTGAGTCTCAGCGAGTCAAGTTTCAGCCGTGattacccgtcctacccatatccatatcaaTACCATACTCACGCCAACACACACACAGAGCTCTAAGTTATTTTAAGGTAACATccacaaacaaattcaataacATATGCAGCAAAAATGCGTGCCTagcatttaactaattatatacaTACAGATATGTGAATGTATGAGCATgcctttaatataatttaataatattaaaattacaaataaaatcaatatcaaacTCACATATTATTCAAGTATTGTTGGGATGGCCGAGAAAAAGAGGAAGATTGACTCGGattacctaaataattatattcaagaaattta
This Hevea brasiliensis isolate MT/VB/25A 57/8 unplaced genomic scaffold, ASM3005281v1 Scaf1, whole genome shotgun sequence DNA region includes the following protein-coding sequences:
- the LOC110648083 gene encoding OVARIAN TUMOR DOMAIN-containing deubiquitinating enzyme 12, with translation MQGYAHAAREGAHSVGESSSSTSWSSQQDTEDDRMIALVLSEEFANLDGAVARRLTNLAPIPHVPRINTYIPNISDASMDHQRLIQRLNVYGLYEVKVSGDGNCQFRALSDQMYKSPEHHKHIRKEVVKQLKDYRSLYEGYVPMKYKRYYKKMAKSGEWGDHVTLQAAADKFAAKICLLTSFRDTCFIEIMPQYQPPKRELWLSFWSEVHYNSLYEIRDAPIPQKPRKKHWLF